Proteins from one Acidobacteriota bacterium genomic window:
- a CDS encoding DoxX family protein, protein MPVLNRFTPYCFALLRIVGGALFALHGAQKLFGVLGGTQQPLASMMGLAGIIEFFGGVLVAIGLFSPYAAFIASGQMASAYFMAHAPQSFWPILNGGELAALYCFLFLFIAAHGSGPLSIDAMRAKR, encoded by the coding sequence ATGCCCGTACTGAACCGGTTCACACCATATTGCTTTGCCCTGCTGCGCATCGTCGGGGGCGCATTGTTCGCGCTGCATGGCGCGCAGAAACTCTTCGGAGTGCTTGGTGGCACGCAGCAGCCGCTCGCGTCGATGATGGGCCTTGCCGGCATCATCGAGTTCTTCGGGGGCGTGCTCGTGGCGATCGGGCTGTTCTCGCCGTATGCCGCGTTCATCGCCAGCGGTCAGATGGCCTCCGCGTATTTCATGGCCCACGCGCCACAGAGCTTCTGGCCCATCCTCAACGGCGGCGAGTTGGCGGCGCTCTACTGCTTCCTGTTCCTGTTCATCGCCGCCCACGGCTCGGGTCCCCTGAGCATCGACGCAATGCGCGCGAAACGGTGA